A DNA window from Panthera tigris isolate Pti1 chromosome X, P.tigris_Pti1_mat1.1, whole genome shotgun sequence contains the following coding sequences:
- the LOC122235511 gene encoding melanoma-associated antigen 9-like, producing the protein MAGAPGSQSHQGSSSPDEEGSSTWGAPAGAQASLPDALRVKVAGLVLLLLLKYRTKQPTTRAEMLAAVSRDDRDRFPVIFRRACEYLQLVFGVDVKEVDPREHSYVLVSILGLSCDGTPSGRDGMPKTSLLVLVLWVILLEDDRAPEEAVWEALGVMGVYAGREHVFYGEPRELLTEVWVQEGYLEYRQVPGSEPARYEFLWGPRAHAETSGAQVLQHILAVNSRQPGVSVSVRRGCEP; encoded by the coding sequence atGGCAGGCGCTCCGGGGAGCCAGTCCCACCAGGGCTCCAGCAGCCCCGATGAGGAGGGGTCGAGCACCTGGGGGGCCCCGGCAGGGGCCCAGGCCTCGCTCCCAGATGCGCTCCGCGTGAAGGTGGCCGgcctggtgctgctgctgctcctcaaGTATCGCACCAAGCAGCCGACCACACGGGCGGAGATGCTGGCGGCGGTCAGCCGAGATGACCGGGACCGCTTCCCCGTGATCTTCCGCCGAGCCTGCGAGTATCTGCAGCTGGTCTTTGGAGTCGACGTGAAGGAAGTGGACCCCCGCGAGCACTCCTACGTCCTGGTCAGCATCCTGGGCCTCAGCTGCGATGGGACGCCGAGTGGTAGGGACGGCATGCCCAAGACCAGCCTCCTGGTGCTGGTCCTGTGGGTGATCCTCCTGGAGGACGACCGTGCCCCTGAGGAGGCGGTGTGGGAAGCGCTGGGGGTCATGGGGGTGTATGCCGGCAGGGAGCACGTATTCTATGGGGAGCCCAGGGAGCTGCTGACCGAAGTCTGGGTGCAGGAAGGGTACCTGGAGTACCGGCAGGTGCCCGGCAGCGAGCCCGCACGCTACGAGTTCCTGTGGGGTCCCAGGGCCCACGCAGAAACCAGCGGCGCGCAGGTGCTGCAGCACATCCTCGCGGTCAACAGCAGGCAGCCCGGGGTCTCCGTGTCTGTCCGAAGAGGCTGTGAGCCATGA